From Candidatus Caccoplasma merdavium:
ATGGTCGATGGCAAGCGCATGTATGAAGAGGGAACAGCGTTGCAATTAAATGCCACGTCGGGCGTGATTTATACCTTTACCAATTGGGAAAATGGCGCGACCTCCTCGACCCGGACCATGAAATTGACCGAAGACGCGAGCCTTACGGCCGTGTATAGCCATGTGCCGTTTATTTGTGGCTGGGATTTTTATAAGGCCGGTTCGGGAAACCGTGCAGGCGACATTTACAACGACTCGCAGAATGCCGGCATGCTTGTCTTGCGCAAAGCCGACGGAACCACCGGAACCTGGCTCGACCGCAGCGCTTTGAGCAGCAATCCTACCTACGAGAACCGCTACGCCATCGTGAATTGGAAACCTCTGGCCGACCGCTACTATTATGAGGCTTCGTTCTCGACGAAAGGATATTACAATATCCATATACAGTCGTCCATGTTGCTTTCGTTCAACGGCTATTCGGTGCAAAAATTGCAGTATTCGCTCGACGGTGAGACCTATAAGGATTTTGGCGAGATAAATATCGTCAATCCCAAAGTCTGGTATGACGACGACAGTGCCTTGCCTGCCGAAGCCGAGAACCAGGAAAAGATCTATGTGCGGTGGATTCCCGATTATGATTCGCCGCTGGTGGGTACCGAAACGACAAGCGACGGAACGGCCATGTCGGGCATCTATGTCCTGGCCGACCAACTCCTCGAAGACGATTCCGTTGCACCGCAACTCCAATCGTCGATTCCCGCTGCCGACGCTGTCGATATTACGGCCGACGGCTCTATCGTGCTCAATTTCGATGAAATCGTGAAAGAAGGCACGGGCAACTGCACCCTCAATGGCCAAGTGCTCGACGATGTCACGTTTAGTGGCGCGACGGTTATTTGCCGGTACCACAATCTCGACTATAACACCCTCTACACGGTGAATATCCCTGCCGGAGCCATTGTCGACCGTTCGGGAAATGCTTTTGCTGGCACCTCTTTCTCTTTCACGACCATGAACCGTCGCCAACCCGAAGCCCGTCTTTTCGATGCCGTGGTGGCACAAGACGGTAGCGGCGATTATGCCACGCCGGCCGAAGCCATCGCTGCGGCACCGGCGGGACGCACTTCGCCCTGGCTCATCTTTATTAAAGAAGGTTATTATAAAGGACACATCGAGATACCTGAAAACAAACCGTATATCTATCTTATCGGGCAGGACAAGGAAAAGGTGACCATCACCGACGATGTGCTGTGTGGGGGCGACAATGCCGTGCACGTCAGTGTGGGGGCGTCGGTAGTATGCCAGGCCTCCGACTTTTACGCCGAGAACATATCGTTTGAGAACGAATACGGTGTCGTGCAGAATAACGGCCCGCAGGCTCTGGCCATGTTCTCTAATAATGACCGTATCTGTTTCTACAACTGTAAGTTGCGCAGTTATCAAGATACCTATCTTACCTCGACCAAGGCTGTCGATGACCGTCACTATCTGAAAGATTGCTTTATCGAAGGCGCCGTGGATTTTATTTATGGTGGAGGTGACGTTTATTTCGACGAGTGTACGCTGAATATCGTGCGCACTTCCGGCGGGTATATCGTGGCGCCTTCGCATTCGCCTGCGACAAAGTGGGGGTATGTGTTCTACCGCAATCGGATTACGGCACCCACCCGTCCCACGACGGCAACCGATGTCTGGTTGGGGCGTCCCTGGCACGACGCATGCAAGACGGTATTCTTGTATACCTGCTCCGAAGTTACCATTCCGGCCACCGGCTGGTACGAAAGCATGGGAACGATTCCGGCCATATTTGCCGATTACAAGACGACCGATGCCGAGGGTAATCTGCTCGACCTGAGCAATCGTCGCGACACATATTATTATGTCGACGACAGCGGGCAGAAAATTTATGGAAAGGCCAAAAATGCGCTTACCGATGAGGAGGCCGCGACATATACCTATGCCAATGTGTTGAACGGCAGTGACTACTGGAATCCTCGGGAACTGATGGAGGCTGTCGATGTTCCCGAGGGGCTCTCCTTCACGGCCGACGACAAGCTCTCCTGGACGGCTGTCGACTATGCCATGTGCTATGTCGTGCACTGCAACGACCGGGTAGTGGGCTTTACCACGGAACCTTCTTATGCGCCTGAACAACTCTCCGATACCGACGTCTATCGCGTGCAGGCCGTCAACGAGTATGGCAGTCTGGGACAACTCTCCGAGCCGCTCTCGAAAAGTTCTTTTTGCGCACCGGCCGTTGCCGATGATGCTTTCTCGATGTTGAGTGTCGAGGGGGGCGTGACTTTCCGGGGTATCCTCCCGGGGGCGCAGGTCGAGGTTTTCACCCCCGGCGGAATGATTCTCCTGTCGCGGGTGGCCACGGCGTCCGACCTTACCGTGCAGCTTCCCTTGCGCGGTGTCTATTATGTGCGTGTAAACGGTCTTACTCGGGCTTTCGTCTATTGAACAGCCTCACGATCTGACATTGAAAAAAGCTCCCACCCTGTCGAGGGTGGGAGCTTTTTGTTTCCTCTCCGGAGCACCGGTTTGGGAACCTTTAATAGGCGAGAATATTCCACAAATCGCGTATGCGCTGTTCGGGGTTCCATTTCCCGTCGAAGGCCCAAGGCGCTGTGATGCCGTGGAAAGCGGGAGCCCCTTCGGCATCTTGCAGGTTGTCGTTCAGCCAGCCGCTGTTTCCCCCTTCACGATAACAGCCATAGTAGTAGGTGCGTTGTCCCCAAGGGCAGGGGTCGAGCACTTTGTCGGTGTAGGCATAACCGATGTTGTTGTCGAGAATCTTGTCCGACATGCGGCAATGTATGAGGAAGAATTGCGAGTCGTGGTGGTAGCGGCCGAGAACGGTGGGCGACTGGGCGTCGAAGTAGGAGTTGGTGATGACCAGTTTCTTGTTTTTGTCGCCTCTGCCGTCGTGCCAGATGATGGCTCTGCCGTCGCCATAAAAGCGGCAACGTGTGGCGTAGCACCAGCCGCGCGGACAGAGAAAATCGACACCGGGACACCGCAGGTAAAGGTCGGCGTGATAGTACATGCCGTCACCGCCCCGGGCCCAAAGGGCGAGGGCGTCGTTGCCGTCGGCCCATACGTTGCAGTTGATGATGATGGTGCGGGTGGCGCGTCCGAAGATGGCCATTTGGTGGGTTGTCGTCTTTTCGACGGTCGTGCCATAGTTGTTATACACGGTCAGCCCGCTGATGACGCAGTCATCGGCGCCTTCCTGCAACACGATGACGCCGTTGCCCACGGGTTTGCCGTTATACTCCTTGATGGTGCGGGTCTGGGCGGTCTCGGCGTAGACGATGACGGTGCTGTCGCGTTGTTCGCCCACCAATACGATGTTGGGGCGGTCGATGATGACTTTCTGGTTATAGGTCCCTTTCCGAATCAGCACCTTGAAAGGAATCGACTCGTCGGCCGGGGCTTTTTCCAGTGCGGCTTGTATGCTTTCGCCCGGATTGACAATGATGTCGAACCGGCTTCTGTCGATGGTCGGCCAGCGGTACATGTCGATGAGGCCGGTTTCGTTGGCGCCCGGTGTGTCGAGGCTCACGGGAACTTTGTTTTGGGGGTCGTTCTTGTCGGCCCAACGGTCGTAGAGCTCATACAGTTCGGCCGGACGACCGTTGTACCAGCTGTATCCCATGCGGCGTTCATACCCTATTTCTTCGAGTCGGCGGCGGGGTATGCCGTCGCGGTCGCATACATAAGGCTCGCTATATATCAGGTCATAGTACCGGGCCCATATCGGAGCGGCTTGCGGGTCCTTGACCAGTTGGGGCGTGCGGCCTTCTGCGTTTCTTCCCCAACGCTCATAACGGAGCCCCGTGAGTTTATAGCTGTCGAACCATCTCATGGCGCCGTGAACGGCTGCCTTTATTCGGGCGTCGGGGTGAGGCAGCGACATGAGCAGGGCCACGATGTGGGCGCTTTCCTGGGCACAGTACGATGGTAATTCGTAGGCGCGGGCCGAGGCGGGTTTCAAGGTCACGTTGTCGTATTGTTGGCACCAGACGGTCGGTTTGCCGTCGACCGTGATTTGCGTGGCAAGAATACACTCTATGCCTTTGTCGAAAGCCTGCTTGATGCGTTTGCGCAGCGATTTGTCGGTCAGCCCCTTGTCATAGGGTTGTTGCTCGGTCATGATGCTGCGCAGCAATTCCAGGGTGTTGACCATGGCGTCGTCGTTGAATGTGATGTGGTATTGATACCCCCGTTTTTCGGGCCAGAATTGCGGCCAGCCGCCGTTTTCATACTGTCCGCTGAGCAGATATTCGACTCCCGCCCTGAAAGCGTCGCGATAACGGGTCTCTTTTGTTTCCCGGTAGAGGCGGGCCAGATAGGTCATTTGCGAGGTCGTGGCGTTGTTGTCGATGGTGGAGTCGTTGCGACGGCTTTTCTCCTTGATGACCGCTGCGAGTTCTTCTTGGCTCATGTCGCGGGTCATGTCGATGTTTTTGGGCCACCCTCCTGTGCATCGTTGGTAGGCGATTATCTGGTCGCCGATGCGGCGGGCTTCTTCGGTCTTGAAAAATGCCGGGTCTTTCTCCCGCAGGGAGATTTTTCTCCCGGGAGGTTGTGCGGTGGCCGGGGCAAATACCAGTAGGGCACACAGCAGATTTACAGCCAGACAAATCTTTTGAATGTTTGAGTGGGGTTTCATGGTAAAAGCGATTTTTATTTCAGCAATTAGATGCCTGTCATGCCCCAAAGTTTAATCGGAGGCATTTTTTTATGTCGTTTTTTGAGGACGGGGGGAGGTGAGGTCGTGTGTCACGATTGCGGCTCTTTGCGCAGAATGGTATGAGGGTGGTCGGTGAGAATGGCGGCCAGGTCGGAAAAAGAGCTGTAATAAGTCCCGTAAAAGCGACGGGTGCGTGCCAGTGTGTATAATTCGACGACTGCCTCCTTCATGCCTTCGACCGAGCGCCGGTCGGCTCGACTTGGCGAGGTAAGTATGCGTGTGCCGAAGTGGGCATGGAGTTGTTCCTTGATGGTCTCACTGTCGGTTGCCAGGTAAAAGTGCGTGTCGGCATCGTTTTGTACCTCTTGCTCCATTTGTTGCAGGAAGAGGGTGGCCGGGCTTTCGGCGATGGCGACGGTGTTGTCGGTGCGGCGAATGTGCAACCCGATGGTGTTGGCGGGGAATGTCGAGCAGCGGCGTTCGATTTCGGCGGCGATTTCATCGGTAGGCACGAATAGCTCCCTGAATAAATGATTGTCGGTTGGGAAGAAGGATAATCCGCTGGCGATGAGTGATTTCCCGCTGGATACGAGCGACACCGTCTCTTCGGGCCGGTCGAGCAGGGCGGGCAAGCAGGTATCGTCGAGCCGAGGGGCAAAATGCCGCCGCTGGTATATCGAGGGGAGATAAAAGTTCCTTTTCAGCGGTACGTTATATTTTACGAGGGCATCGAAGCGACTGCATTCGGTGAGGTTGATGGCGTGGCCCAAGGGGCGAAACAATGCGTGGAAAGGAGCATTCAGGTCTTTGTTTCTCAACCAGATGACATCGAGACCCATTTCCGTGGCCCGAGCCAGAGCATATCCCGCCGCAATGGCACGCATGCGGTTGGCCAATCCTCCCAGCGGGACGAGTGTGATTTTCTTCTCGACGGTCATGGCGTCTTTTTTTCTGTATTGTTTTTGCGGCGGCGCAACCACGAGAACCATTCGCTCCACTTGTTGAACTCCTTGCGGTACATGATACCGACGCCCTGCGTGGTGAGTGCCGATTTCACATAGTAGTTCTTGTCGTTGTAATGGTTGTAGGCTTTGAGCCGAATGTTGCCGCTTTTGTTCAAGAGGTATTCGAGGTCGAAGTCGCCGATGAAGGTGTTGTTGTTGACGTCATTGTCGCGGTAACCGATGTTGCCGTTGATGATGAGCCGGTTGTTGAGCAGCTGGCTCGACAGGGCCACTTCCACTTCCACGTCGGAGAAGTCGCCTTTCTCGCTGCGCAGGTTGGTGCCGATGTTGATGTTTTCGTTGATTTGTCCCAACAGGTTGTTGAGCTGGCTCGAAAGTGCCGACGAGGCCACCGATACCAGTTCGTTGTTGTTGGTCTGTCCCACGTTCATGTAGTCGGGCGTGTAAAATTTGTTGAGGGCGAGCAGGTAGATGATTTGCCGGTTGACCATGTCGTCGGAACTGATAATACTGCGTATCCGGCGGTCGATGTCTTGCGTGACGGTGGGGAAGTCGAGGTCGAACCGGAATTCGGGTTGTTGCAGATTGCCGGTGAGGTAGAGCATGGCCCGCACGGGTATGGTCGTGCGGTTGAGGTCGGGTTCGGTGGCAAAACTTTCGTCAAGGTCTTCGAGGTTGGCCGTGAGGGCATAGTAGGCTTCGATGTTGAGCCCGGCATTTTGCGGGGCGCCCGAGAAAGAGATGCTGCTGCCGGTTTTTATGATAAAGTCCTTGGTGATGAGGTCTTGCAGGCTGAAATTGTAATTTCCCTTGTCGACGGTGTAGGTGCCATACAATTTCATGTCGGAGAAGGTGTTGTATTCGAGCCGTATGTTGCCGCTGCCTGTGGCGTGTATCATGTCGCCGGTTGCGGGGTCCATGAGCAGGTTCATCGACATTTGCGGATTGACGTCGATTTGCAGGTTGAGCGAAAGTAGGTGTGACGATGTCTCGGGCAATACGATCGGTCGGGGCCTCTCTTCTTGGAGCGTGTTTTTGTTGGGGTTCCGGGAGCGGTCGACGAAGGTGATGAATTGGTACTCTTCGGCTTCGGCGTTGTCGGAGAGTACAAACGTGAATTTTGACCGTTCGTTGGTCATCATGTTGATGTCGATACCTGTATATTGCGTGTTCCCTTCGATGCTTACCGAGCCGCTGCCGTAGACTTTTCCGTAGTAGACATCGTTGTCTTTTTCGGTCGTGTTGTAGACCAGCATGTCGTTTATGTCCGATGCATTGAGGACGTATTCGATGTTTTTGAAGTTTTTGTGCCGCATGATGCCGTTTACCCGTCCCAGGTGGTTGTCTTCTCCCGCCAGTGTCATGTTGTCGATGATGATGGCGTCGGGGGTAAGGCGTATCGAGTCGGAGATGTAGAAACGGGTGTTGAGGTAGTCGATGCCGAATCCGAATCGGTCGACATAGGCCGAGCCTTTGACGTTCAGGGCTTTGAAGCGCCCGTAGAAATTGATTTTACCGGTAGCATGGCCGTCCACGTCTTTGAGAATCTTTTCGGTGAACGGATTGAGAAATGCCAAGGAGATGTGCCGGGCATCGAAGTGCAGGTTCAGGGAGTCGCGGGTGGGGAAGATATAGCCGTCGACCCGAGTGTCGGGGTATCCATCTTGTGAGACGGTTCCTTTGAGGAGAATGCCTCGGTTCTCATTGTCCCAGCGGCTGAACAGGTGCAGGTCGCCAAATTCTGCGTGGTTGTAGGAGAAATCCTTGACCGAGAACTCTTTGGTGCTGAGACGGGGCGTGCCGTTGAGCAGGTCGGCAACGACAATGTCGCCGGTGGCTTGCCCGCCGAATACGACGTTTTTCAGATTGAGGGCTTCGAAGATGTAGTCGAGGCTGAGGTCGTTGAGGGAGAGGTTGAGCATGTCCGAAGGCTCTTTCGATACCGTGCCGTCGATATGCAGGTATTGTTCTTTGTGGCGTACTTCGATGCGTCC
This genomic window contains:
- the pelA gene encoding pectate lyase → MKPHSNIQKICLAVNLLCALLVFAPATAQPPGRKISLREKDPAFFKTEEARRIGDQIIAYQRCTGGWPKNIDMTRDMSQEELAAVIKEKSRRNDSTIDNNATTSQMTYLARLYRETKETRYRDAFRAGVEYLLSGQYENGGWPQFWPEKRGYQYHITFNDDAMVNTLELLRSIMTEQQPYDKGLTDKSLRKRIKQAFDKGIECILATQITVDGKPTVWCQQYDNVTLKPASARAYELPSYCAQESAHIVALLMSLPHPDARIKAAVHGAMRWFDSYKLTGLRYERWGRNAEGRTPQLVKDPQAAPIWARYYDLIYSEPYVCDRDGIPRRRLEEIGYERRMGYSWYNGRPAELYELYDRWADKNDPQNKVPVSLDTPGANETGLIDMYRWPTIDRSRFDIIVNPGESIQAALEKAPADESIPFKVLIRKGTYNQKVIIDRPNIVLVGEQRDSTVIVYAETAQTRTIKEYNGKPVGNGVIVLQEGADDCVISGLTVYNNYGTTVEKTTTHQMAIFGRATRTIIINCNVWADGNDALALWARGGDGMYYHADLYLRCPGVDFLCPRGWCYATRCRFYGDGRAIIWHDGRGDKNKKLVITNSYFDAQSPTVLGRYHHDSQFFLIHCRMSDKILDNNIGYAYTDKVLDPCPWGQRTYYYGCYREGGNSGWLNDNLQDAEGAPAFHGITAPWAFDGKWNPEQRIRDLWNILAY
- a CDS encoding glycosyl transferase; protein product: MTVEKKITLVPLGGLANRMRAIAAGYALARATEMGLDVIWLRNKDLNAPFHALFRPLGHAINLTECSRFDALVKYNVPLKRNFYLPSIYQRRHFAPRLDDTCLPALLDRPEETVSLVSSGKSLIASGLSFFPTDNHLFRELFVPTDEIAAEIERRCSTFPANTIGLHIRRTDNTVAIAESPATLFLQQMEQEVQNDADTHFYLATDSETIKEQLHAHFGTRILTSPSRADRRSVEGMKEAVVELYTLARTRRFYGTYYSSFSDLAAILTDHPHTILRKEPQS
- a CDS encoding Ig-like domain-containing protein, whose translation is MKKCAFGWQLLLLAVMTMPLAASAASGEWYIHWPLDEGVAVHTATRSDKSLFAYDMNATGSNVPYFAMRETNGIKFTQFQPVTQSSSPTENDKITFTFKPQVGVTFTPTRVSLDGCRYGTSGGKLDIYLVCGDQRINLVKGANPNRNDDTSTYSFDVSSITNTTEEMTVEIYLYGLAANKQVGLANIKVAGTFEGTPESVPVYGISVQTNLPDAGIIRQAPVGDSFNENTQIALEAVANFGYRFLNWTNAAGDVVAETPAFTHTLTADAAFTANFETVNIYTLDLTIDGAPDYMVSLSDEGTMVDGKRMYEEGTALQLNATSGVIYTFTNWENGATSSTRTMKLTEDASLTAVYSHVPFICGWDFYKAGSGNRAGDIYNDSQNAGMLVLRKADGTTGTWLDRSALSSNPTYENRYAIVNWKPLADRYYYEASFSTKGYYNIHIQSSMLLSFNGYSVQKLQYSLDGETYKDFGEINIVNPKVWYDDDSALPAEAENQEKIYVRWIPDYDSPLVGTETTSDGTAMSGIYVLADQLLEDDSVAPQLQSSIPAADAVDITADGSIVLNFDEIVKEGTGNCTLNGQVLDDVTFSGATVICRYHNLDYNTLYTVNIPAGAIVDRSGNAFAGTSFSFTTMNRRQPEARLFDAVVAQDGSGDYATPAEAIAAAPAGRTSPWLIFIKEGYYKGHIEIPENKPYIYLIGQDKEKVTITDDVLCGGDNAVHVSVGASVVCQASDFYAENISFENEYGVVQNNGPQALAMFSNNDRICFYNCKLRSYQDTYLTSTKAVDDRHYLKDCFIEGAVDFIYGGGDVYFDECTLNIVRTSGGYIVAPSHSPATKWGYVFYRNRITAPTRPTTATDVWLGRPWHDACKTVFLYTCSEVTIPATGWYESMGTIPAIFADYKTTDAEGNLLDLSNRRDTYYYVDDSGQKIYGKAKNALTDEEAATYTYANVLNGSDYWNPRELMEAVDVPEGLSFTADDKLSWTAVDYAMCYVVHCNDRVVGFTTEPSYAPEQLSDTDVYRVQAVNEYGSLGQLSEPLSKSSFCAPAVADDAFSMLSVEGGVTFRGILPGAQVEVFTPGGMILLSRVATASDLTVQLPLRGVYYVRVNGLTRAFVY